atatgtgatcaactattgtTCTGGGTAACTTTATGCTATATTAAATCTTAGCTTCTATTGATTCTCTCAACTTCAACAGATGATAAGGCTACTTCAGGTATTTCAATtcttcttccaaataaatttttattCCTCTCGCTAACCCAAATAACAGGCCCTATGATAGTAAATGAATGATCTTCCGGAGAACACCTCTCGGTTATTCTCCTGAACTGGGTAAATCAATAACTCcttaagctctttcgattacctagaaGGGGCGTAAAATTAACCCAATTAAGATAGCACAAAACAAATAGCAGTAAACTTCTATTTCGATTAAAGTGAAACTACAATAAACCTTGCAATTCAATTAAAAACTCATTCAATAAGGTCGGGCAATTAACATATAGTAAAACCCAGAACAATAATCAATTCACAACATCCGTCAACAACCCTGAGGAGAATTACTCCATAACGAAAAAAGTATTCAAAACAAGAGtgttagaagaacaagaagatatTACAATTCCCAAATTCAACCAAACTTTCGTATTAAGTGAATTGAATCAAGTATCTTGATTTCCCGTTGCTTCCGTGCTTCTTCTACCTCCAAATTTTTCTCCTCAAACCCCGATACCCTCTTTTAGACGAgttgggcttcatataggtcaaggaaAGCCGCCCCCGGAATTACAATTTTAGCCGTGGAAAATATTCTCTCAGAAGGACgtgtgcggccgcgcacctgggcaggTGACCGTGCATCTGGCCGCGCACATTGGACAATTTCTGCTTGACTTGCGCGGCCCAGTGCACGGTCAGAGCACGGCCACGCAGCTGGAAAATTTCTACTCtctttttcattcttctttttAAGTGCGCGAACCTCCTTTGATCCTCGAACGAACTCCCAATTTACTCTATAAGATTTTTCTTGGCCTTCAATGGTCTATAATAGCTCAAAAACGCTCCCTAACCTCATTGTAGCCCGGAATTactcctgcaaagcataaagcACTCAGTCAGAGCAATTTACTACCATTTAACGCTCAAACATCAGTAAAGTGCAGCAAATTAGAGTGCAAATAGTGGCCAAAATATATAGTTATAGCCTACCATTAGCGACTCCTTTAAATAAAGAATCAATTCCATttcaaataatgtcacttaaattagaTAAACTATTTTTTCCGTAAAAAGAAGGTGTGACAATACAAAGGGAagagtttttggctaaaaacaTCCCTCGACTATTGCCCCAACCTAAGGTACATCTTTCTCTTACCTCAGCGAATAAAAACATCCTTGTACCATCCAACTAGTTGCAAGATTCATCCCCCCGTTAACTTCTCTCAAAAAACTAACGCCACCCACAAAAAAATGTGACAAGCACGTGAGTTTTCCCTGACTGATTAACTtgctaaatattttcttttggtaCAAAATATGTAGTTATATACCATATACCATTACTGCTAAAACTAACAGAAAGTAATTGAAAAACTTACAAATTCACCAAGTGATTCAACCTACCATTGATATCAATTCACATGAGAATCTCAATATCAGTAGAGAATGTGTCTCTCTAATCTAGGATACCCAACTTCAGAAGAAAGCAAGCTTAATCCTACTAAGATTTCATTTGAATCTATCTAGTGTCCTGATATTTTTTGACGTATAATAAAATGAGTGTCATATTGGGATTACCAGAACCCAATATGAGAAAAGAAACAAAATAAGAAATTCTTTCTGACATTTCAACAAACAAGCCAGGGACATCTGAACACTGACTTAGCAAATCTTGGTAATTTCTAAAAAATGATGAAGATGAGGAGAACATAAGTCAAACACATTGAACAACTGCAGCACTCCAGGAACaagaaagaagagaaaagctTATGGACTTCTACTATGTCTTGTGAGGCGCAATGACAGCATAGGAATACAAATTTCGTCAAAAATCATAATAGCTCTTTAAGTTTGGTATTGGTGTAGACATATGCGAACTCAAGATTTGAATTTTATGGGTTCAAATTCGGAATTCTTTTACTTCTAATTTAATTTAATGGATTTAAAATTTATTACTATACATATTTAATGATTCTTTTATCAAAAATAAGTGTACAAACGAAAGCTACCTCTACACTAAATACGCCCTGGGTGTAGAAGAGTTGAAGCAGATGATTTCTATTCCAAAAAGATCTAggccttcaagtatgaaagaAAACTCAGCTTTTGAAGCATCGATCTGCTTCACTAAAGGTGGAAGACAATACACAATAGGAAAAATAGGGAGTAAGTCACGTGCTTGTCACGTTTTTTGTGGGTGACGTTAATCTTTTGACAGAAGCTAATGGGAGGGATGAATCTCGAAACTAGTTGGATAGTATGAGGATGTTTATATTCATTGAGGTAAGAGAAGGATGTACCTTAGGTTTGGACAATAGTTGAAGGATATTTTTATCCCAAAACTCCAAAGGGAACATGAAAACTGAAAAAATCCCTAGCGCCGCAACTCTCACCTACAACAGCTTCGTCCACATCGGACAAGTTTCACCCTTGAAACACCACCTTAATCAATTCTTCCCCATCACAATTAATCCTTCTTCCACCATTAAAACCTTTTAGCCATGAACATCATTTCCTTATTCATATGAAAAGATCACTAGTAATACCTTTTGTTAACTAAAACCCATCTGAAGATccatttcttcattcatttttTTCTTGGACGGAGCGCCACTAAACAACCCTTTTAATCATTTTCTCCGCTCACATTCCCCATTGCCAGATCAGTACATGTTGCTGTTCCGAGGAAATCATCGGCGGCGGCGGCGACAACGAGAAGTTGAGTGAGCACATACAGCCTATCGTGATTGTATGCGTTGATATAACAACATATGCCATCTCCGACGAACTTTGCTATATACATTGAGAATATAGTTATATTTGGTTGTATTTGACTTTATTTATCGATATTGTTGCCTTTTGATACAGTGTATGATTGAGCTATTTGATAATTGTATTCTAATTTTTACATATTGAATGCATTTTTCTAGCTTGTAtccattctctcatagattgTATTAATTGTATCCAAAACTGTATTCATTGATACAACCATTATGCACGAACAAATACAGTTGATACAACTTTTCCATCAAAACTGTATTTCGAAGGAAACTTTTTTGTTTTTCGCgtgtattttttgaattttgttgtttgaatacaacCAAATTGAATATAGTGAATTGAGTAGCTACAAATGAATACAGTGAATCAAATACAACTAAATATTCTTGTatgtttttaaataaaaatacagTAAGTTGAATACAACAGAATTTACCAAAACTGTATTCATTGATATAATCTATCCTACACGCACGAATATACAAAATACAGGCTCCTAGCAATATAAATTTTGCTATGGATAGTAAATATGAAAATTGTAGTTGTGCCGCGTAAATAGCCTCTAAACTATAGTATTTTCTAAAAATTTCCTTTTCTTGTATAGATCTCGTAACTAGAAATTGAAAAAATGACGCTGTATAgctgctctcaaaataatagccgaaaaaatatatattttttgtatatatatacgttatatatgttatatacaaaaattatataaattttatatacttttttggTTAACGAATGTAAATAATTTTTGGCGCGgggttaaaagtaaaaaaagccCATTAGAAATTACAACCCAATATTTGGGCCTGAAGAACAGTCCAACCATTACAACCCCACACATTTAAAGCCCAAATCCCTCCCCAAAATTGGCCCAAGGCCCTTATGCTCATCAATACATCCCAAAACACAAAAAGAGCAAAATCTAGAAAGATCGAAACAGAGGAAAATCGCAGAGCAAATCGAACTCAAATGGAGGTGCCAGGTTCATCGAAGAAGATGATAGCAACACAAGCTGAAATGGTTTCAAACAAAGTGCCATTAGCATATCGGGATCAGTGCGCACATCTTCTAATCCCTTTGAACAAATGTCGACAGTCGGAATTTTACCTGCCGTGGAAGTGCGAGGACGAGCGCCATTCATATGAAAAGTGCGAGTATGAGCTTGTTATGGAACGGATGCTCCAGATGCAGAAGATCCGTGAAGAGGAAGCCCGATCGAAGCAAAAAAGCCCGGCCCAAACCCAACAGCCCATTCCCCTCATTCCTAAGACTGTCAATGCCTAGTTTTTCGGGCTTCTAATTGGTCGGTTTGCCCTATTCGATTTCTTTATTTGACTTGCATCTTATATGCTTGTAGGGTTTTTAGTTTGTTCTGATTAATTGTTTTAGTAAATCTGTGGTGGTCCAAGTTGATTGCCTTATATATGGATGAGCTTTTTTGTTTAGCTTCTCTTCAATTTTCTCCAAATAGTGACAGTATTTGACTGGATACGGGGTTTAAGAATTTAACTTGACTAATAAATTATACTAGTGGCCTTAAAACATACTTGATTTCTTCCCACCTTTCCAAACCTGGTGGGAGTAAGCATATAGTCACTTagtggaatagtcgaggtgcTCACAAGCTGGTTAAGGGTACCACCgtcataaaaaatattatttgtggcACAAAATGACTAAGCCTCAATCTTAAGATAGTTGGAGGCGATCCATTTCCTCCATTTAGACCAATTTCATTACACTGTTCAATATTTTAGATTCTCTGACCCTAGAACTTCTCTACATTTTCTACTGATATACAAATCCCTCTCCCTCTGCATAGAGCCTCCGTGAAAACTTTTATATTGAAGTAGTGATTGGCTAGTTTAAAAGTCGCATAGAGTAATATTATTTGTGGAATTGTGTTAACACTTGGAATGTCCAAAAATACAAAGAGTGTTATATAATTCGGAATAGAGAGCttaccttttttcttttcttaattgCCTTTTACTAATTTAAGGGGTTTCTTGGAGACTTGTATGTCCACCTAAGGATAAACAAGAGATTCAAAGAACCTTAAGATTTATAGAATCCCTAAATTTGTATTGCAAGATAGATTATTTAGTATTGAAATGGAATGAGTCTGAATAAAGCAGCTTAGATACAAAGGATTCATGTTCCGTCAGTCAAATGTTCTTAATGTAGCTGAATAGATTGGATGGATAGATACAGAGGACACATATTGCCTACCTCCACAACTTTGGGATTGAGGTGTGTAGTGCCTTGATTAATTGACTAATTGACTCATTTAGTGTTTGAGTATCACTTTTAAAGTTGTAAGGACAACCTAGTGAAGAGGGAGTTGATAATGATCAACACAGGTGCTGTGCGAAACGTTGCTGTGACAAGAGCTAGTGCTTTTAAAAAAACCATTTTCTATGTAGTATTTGTGTAAATTTTCTAGACAACATTGTGCCAAGTACATATAAAAAGGTCGATCTATGTGTGACTCATTTAGAACTAAAATAGGGTGGCATGTGACAGAACTAGAATCAATCAACCAGCATAAGATTGGGCTTACATTGAATTAAAGTTAAGGATATCATGATGGTGTTTGATTAGGTGGAAGAATATAATGCACAGTGTTGCTTGGAGAACCAACTGGTGCATGATTGAGATTAGAGTAACAGTCTTCAGATCCTTTGCAAGTGAGGTCTTTTACCATCAATCTTTTCCCTTGGGAAATTGAGACTTTGCTATGAGAGTTGATGGAGCTTGGTAGGTGGTAGAACATGTCCTATATTTCTTTGGAGAATTGACATCATGCATAATTGGGTTATAGTACCACTGATGCATATCTTTCACCATTACTGAATAATCAGTTATTCTGACTTTGCCTAATCATGCTTCATCTAATTGAGCTATGAGTGGCTAGAATCTCACAGTTACCAAAGGTAGCATGGAAATGTAATGGatctgtttcttttctttttctttttcttttttttgggccATGAAGAGCCCCTGCCCTCTGGACTGTGGAGTACCTTTTATTTGAACTGTAGAGCAAACGGCCAAGGTCACTATTTCATAATattcttgaaattttaaaaaactaGCTTGTCCAGTTTTTATACTGCAAGTTTACTGTAAAAATTAAATCAACCAAGATCTTTTGTGATGTAAAAACCAGTATCTTCAAGATGATGCCATTAGAAGTATAGAAAAGAAGTTCCATAAAATTCCAATGCATTTTATGTTCTGTCAATCATGCAGCAAGTAGCAACCTTATCATTGCGAGATATTTTGAGCAACCTTATCAAAGCTCTTTACTTCTTTGCCGTGCTCATCTCTAATTTATCTGTCGTTCAACTTTCTGATCTAATGTTACAATCTTTTAGCACATGAGCCCATGTGTTCCATCCTTCAAACCCCTTTCCCAGGAGCCCGGCGATGGTCCTTTCTTGCTTTGCTCTATCTTATGTTTGTCCCTCCCTTGTCTTGGAGCCCAATGATTCTCCTGCTCTAACATGTCTCAGGCAGTCAACATTCTTTCCTTTTACTTGGCAGAAAAGGAAAGAATTTTTGGTTAGAGCAAAACTAAGCTTTTGTCGTCTTCTTTTCCTTGGTTTTTTCCCCCTAGACAGACATTAGAGCAACAATTTTACTCATAAATAGAGCCAGGGGTTGCCAGCTCtgctaaaaattcaaaattaaaggCATATAACCTAATAATTCTTAGATTTTGCAGAAAATTAGAATAATTGGGGAAATCTTGTATAAGCCCCGAAAGACCAAAAAACTTAAGCTTTCTTGCCACATCTGGTGCTGCGCTCACTATTTCTTCCAACGTTCCTGATACTTGGAACCTTTACTCTTGGAAGTTGAAACCTCATGAGCTACTtgcttttttttaaaattaatacaagACACGTTTCAACTAGTATGCAAAGCTAAAAACCACTTGATTACATGAAAAGAATGAACCATTTTGGTGGTATGTCAAATTGTCTGTCACAGCTGACACTGGCACTACTTacctaaattaatttttttttttataaaaatcctTCTCTGAGTTGCTTGTAGGGAGAATTTTTTTTCCCCCCCTTACATTTGTATTGTGAAGCGGGCTTATCTTCTATGGCGGTCGGTAGTCATGGTTGCCAAACCATCCTTTTTGTTCTGAAATCATGTTTCATCATCTGAATTTAACTATGGTGATTGCTTTTGACAGGGAGCTGAAAATTGCCAAGGTCCCCGAAACCTAGAGCACTATCAGTAGAATTGGGTTTATCTTTGAATTTGATTCTGTTGAGTGATAAAGATGGTGGACTCTTTGTACCTCTACCTGATTGCAAATAATGTTTTGTCAtcaacagattttatgctattCAAGACCTGTTTGGCGTTGTGCtaaatattttgttttgtttcctcATAATACATGTAAGATACAAGTCAGGATTTAGATGCAACTGGGAAGGAAGAATTGGGTACTGAATCTTATCTGAATGAAGAGTTTCAGTTTATAAGTGttctttgtttctttttgttGGGATCAAAAGATTTCTTAGTATAAACTTTTAGCAGTCACTCTATGTATCCCAGATATAGGGTGTCCGCAGGGTTGGAGAATTGGGGACATCACTAAATTCGAGTCGACAAACATAGATCAGTGAACAATATACTTGATGGATGATTATCCATCAAAAAGCAACAAGTGCAGGATCAAACTAACAAAATCTGGTGGCATCTCAAGGGCTTGAACTTGAAGTTTGAAGCTTCTACAATGCAACCAATATGAGGCATTGATGTAGACCTCGTAGTGTAGCAGATGAATGGAACATATGGGGATATGGTATTACCAGGTCTTAGGCATGCAAAATTCGAAGTCACAAAGCAAGAAATAGTTGAATGAACCTTATGGCGAATTCACAAAGTAAACTGTGCCTTTAAATAGCAAACTAACATGGACGAAATAGATGGCCCGAGCGAAGCCATGGGCTGCTCTCCTCCTATCGTAGGGTGGAttgcgtgaggctggtttcacagagcaacgagcAGCTCCCGCcatgtgcagtggaaggataacttGGTCGCACCATGTGCAGTAGAAGGATAATGGGTTGGTGCTTTCTATGTCTACCAACGCCTGATGGGCTGCTCTAAATTAAAACTGAGGTGGATCATGATAGAGAAAAGCGAGATAATGTGTTCGCTAACGTAACCAGTTAACTAAATTCTGGTAAATGTTACGTCTATCTTTAATTAGGCTCATTTTTTTATtagtataaataaataataattagcTAACATCCTATTGCAGCTACACAGATACTTAGGTCCTCTCTTTaacacaaaaaaagaagaaataacgttatcattttttgatttttcacaCGATATTTAGTATCTGCGTTAGAGTCCCGGCTTATTCGGACTCAGTGGCTCATTTAATTAGGGAAAACGCTTCTTGCCAGGATTTTCTCAATCCTAGTCCTAGGCTGGAATCCGAAACTTTTGATTATATCCATTTCACCACAAACCCTTGGTTGTAAATAATGTTCTATACCAATCATAACATTGCTTTGCCTGAAGGAAGAGAAGGACCGATATCACGTTTTTCCAACTTTATGAATTGAAAAAGTATTCGTGCATATTGTTCATCtttgaaagaaaacacacatatATGGAACAAGTTACGTCAACTTGATAATTGTTTCAAGATCATTGTTTGTGATTTGTGAAGATCATGAAGTGCTACAATCCTAAAATCAAAGTAATTTTATGTTAAATGGTAGTGCTACATATATATAGTAAGTCATTTGGTGGAAtttgttcatgaatttttttTCTCTTCTGAATTCTTGCAAATATTCTTTCTAGGTGAGGCTGAACTTGCAAGTCATCCAtaggagaggaagttttaagtaccttgggtctattattcaggggatggaaagattgatgaagatgtcacacatcgtattggggcggaaTAGATGAAATTGAGACTCGCTTCTGGTGTTttatgtgacaagaaggtgccatcgaaacttaaaggtaaattctacagagtggtggtcagaccgactatgttgtatggggctgagtgttggccagtcaagatcgctcatgtctagaagatgaaggtagaGGATTGAGATGGATGTACGGGCACACCAAGTTAGATAGGATTAGGAATGATATTATTCGCGACAAGATGGGGTGGCCCCTATtaaggacaagatgcgggaagcgcaaCTTAGGTGGTTTGATCATGTGAGGAGGAAGAGCACAGACGTcctggtgaggaggtgtgagaggttgacattggagggcctacagagaggtagaggtaAGCCAAAGAAGAGgcggggagaggtgattagacaagacatggcacaacttcagctgaccgaggacatcacccttgataggaaggtatggaggtcgaaaATTAGGGTAGTAGGGTAGGtaatctagagtgttcataacagtagtattggcacgcagtctcgctttctgttggtagtaggtttttatgactaaccattgatttctttcattgttgatcaccttattatcttgttatttttattctgtttttattttgatattgtcccttattgtctatattttcattaatatggtgcttatactttcctgagtcgagagtctattggaaataatctctctatcctcacaaggtaggggtaaggtctgcgtgcaCACTACTATCCCCAGATCCCACGGTATATGATAATACTGACTATGTCATTGTTGTTGCTGTAAAAGTTATTATTAAAAAGTTGTTTTTAATTAACTTTTGCTAGTCTAGTAAATTTTGCAGTGTTAAAGCTGGTCATGCTTTGTTCTGATACTGCAACTAAATCCAAAACTACACGCTGTAAAAAATCTCCATTAGGCACAACTCGCTCGGTAACCTGGCCTAAGTTCACGAGCTAAGAGCTACAAGACTCAAGATGGAAGTTCTGCTACAACATACCAAAGGTGGAGTTAGGAATTCAAACTTATGAGTTAAGAATTCtaattcttttaattaattgagttctaaattaatatttatacataATTAATGAATTTTTGAAAGATAAATATAAGGTTTGAAGTTTGAACCAAAGCTATTGGGTTCGGCCGTACCCATAGCCGACACTGTGGCTCCACCCCTGCAGCATACTCTTTCCAATCTTTTTGTGGTACCCGTTCGGTGTCAACGTATTTGCATTGGAACCCGACTAGTTCATATTCATGTCATGTAAGATCCATTATTGGAGAAACACTTCCTATCTATTCCTAGGACTCGAACTCGAAACACGAAAGAAATCTTATTCAACCTACTACAACCTAGGTGATTATCCATCCAATCATTTATCCAAAATACGTTCATCGTTTCATTACCAAGAgcggcggggggggggggggcttctGTGTCTATAGGTATTAATTATATAATATGAGGTATCCTCCTTGGGAAATTAAAAAACTTTGTGGAAAGAGTGATCCGATTAATAGCCCAACTTTGTAAACAGACAAAATGTCGTATTAATGCAGTCACTATTCACTACTACCTATTTTCCCTCAAACCAAATAACAACTCATTTCACATTTGTTCCAACTCTGGAAACGAACCGAAGATTCGTATAACACTAAAAGGATCACCTCATTTCACATATGTTCCAACTCTGGAAACAAATCAAAGATCATATTATACTCAATTCACCTCATTGACTACGAAATAACGAAACAACACGTAAATTGTCCGTCACGTGCATTGCATAATTCTCTTAAAATTGCTCACCAGATAGTGAGAGAAGAAGAGGGGAAAAAATAAAGATCAGAAAATAGAGTAGTATTAGGATGAAAAATTtacctatctatactatattagaaACTTATTGACCACTTTTATTTAGGTTTATACTTAATTACATTCTATATCTATATTTACCATTTATGTACAAAatcataaaaaagaagaaaatagaagattccttaaatttaacaTCTCATTCTCTCTCTTTCAGTTACCCCCTCCTAAAAATTCGGATTTCATCTATTTTCAAAAGATTTCATATCCATTCTCTCTCCTCCTCATACTTATCACTCAAAATCGGTACTTTTCTCACAATATAAACGAAAATGACAGAAATTTATCTCTAAAATTGCAGCAACAATCGACATCCATTAAATAGTTTCGAAACTTTGACTTCAATATTCGAAATTTATGAATTTGTGATTTGTTTGGATTGCGTGTTCTTGCAAATGATGGAAAATGTAGCTTgtagtttatatctcaattttgagagaaATTAGTTAAGTTTAGAGTTGGTTTTATGTAAAAAAATTTGAAACTCGAAGAAAACGAAGTTGCAGAATTGTATGATAATTTTATGATAAATGTATCataattatttttgaattataTCACAATTGTATTAAAATTATATGTTACTTATATATGATAAATTAATACCTACAATAATATCTCATATAATactaatacaattataatacaatatAATATCAAATTGTAAGTTTAGAGTTgcgattgaaacttgaagaagataATTACAGATCACAATTGTATCACAATTATTTTTCCAGAAATGTGTCGTAGTTTGTATCCCAGATGTATGAGAGTTGTGTTAGTATTGTATCAACTATTGTTTTAGGTATTAATGTATAATACAAGTTAGATACAATTGTGATACAAGTATGACATATTTATGATACAATTATATTTTAGGTATTGATGTATCAGATACAATTCTGATACAATTATCATACAATTACTGcaagttcttcttcttcttcttcttcttcgagtttcaatctgaattTTCACCTAAAATCAACTCTATACTTAACCAATCTCCtttaaaattgagatataaatttcAAAGGATATTCTCAATCACTTGCAAGAACATCCAATCCATACAATTTCCAAAATCTTAAAACTCGAAATTGTATGTATGTATGCTCGAGAATCATATGTATTTTTGGAATTCGAATGGACCAATTTGTAGATGAGTGTGTTAGGCAAACAAACTGAAGAAATTAGGGAAAGTGAAAAAAAAGGAGAGAGGAGAGGAgagggaaaaaaaaggaaaatgttTAATTAATTGAATCCCTTAATTGAAGACACTAATAATGAGGTGTGAGCTTTTTAAGGGAGGAATATATACAATTTATAAGAAAAATCTAGATACTTATTGAAAACtacaaaatttaaagaaaataaataaataattttttattatacaTATAAGAAAAACTTCCAAAAAACAATATCTTATGATTTGGGCCTAAATCGGACCCAAAACTGATTGGTCATATCGCATACTGATTAGAGgtctaattttattttatttggtcaAGAGTAAAATGTTTAATCTAGAATTATTCAATAATAACACTTAGAATTATCCAAGTTGAACTTCAGTTGCGTTACCGATGGCCAATACCTTTTAATGGCCTGTCATTACAAATTTGCATTAAAAGTACATACACCTCACTTTTATACATAtagaaaaatttaatttataaaaaatattagAGCACGCTTCATAAATGTTGCCTAAAACCCATAGCCAAAAACACTCAGTAAAAGCAAAGTGTTGCCGTAGATACTTTTGGCAACTCTTTTGAAGCGTTATCTAAAATTGGTGTGATCTGAGGCCCAATTTGTTGTAGTGATAACAACTCATTTAGGTGAAAATACAAGTTTGCAAAAATTTGATGAAGAATTGAGTTAATTACTTATTGGCCCGACATGAAATGAATTAAACCAAGTGAGGTCAACTGAGTGTAAGAGAGATTAATTCTTGAAAAATCTAAATTTTGGTTTTAGTTTTTATTctaaattggaatttttaaaacaatttgtATGAAAATCTATGATAGACCGAGAGTACTAAATTTCATAGCAAAGCTTAAACCAATCAGTGGTGCGTCGTATTGCAAATCATCAAAAACGTGGTTGAGTGGATGAGATCTTCTTCCTTAATCAACGGTAGTGAGCGTTCTCCTTTTAATAAACTATATTAGTCGAATAAGTAAATATCATATATAGTGAAATCATTTGATTATCAAATACGCTTGCACCAAAAATTCACTAATATTGACGAAGCCTTTATTATACTGAGTAAAAGAAAACAGTCATGTGCATAACGTATTCCCGTTCACGCACAATAAAGAATTTAGTGCAAAGTCTTATTGTAGAGAGTGAAATGAAATAATCAAGTTTTGATTGGTAaccataaaaaaaaatacatatgAAATGAAAATGCAAAGTTCATAAACCAAAGTCAATGGAAAATTTTTTCCTATTGTGTGAATTACATGGACTgcaatattatgaaatgagctcaCCAGTTGAAAGAAAATAGACCATAGGATTCCAAAGAACAAACTCTAGCTAATTCCTTGACTTAGGGCCTTCGCAAATTATTTGCAAACAATTAAATGACCATGTGATGATATAGCTGTCATTTTTGACTATAGTTGCAATTATTTTTTTGGACAATCTTACCTAAAAGGCTTAAATTAGAGCTTTTCCATTCTCTAGGTAACATTCTCTCCCCTTTGATTTACATTTTCAAACATGGCTACTGGTTTTGGTCAATCCTATTTGACGACACGAAAAAACAAATATATACTCTCTAATCTTTTGTCAAATCAGAAGCAACACAACTGTATTGCACTCTATAAAACTAGCAGGTTGTTTGTAAAGGAATAG
This region of Nicotiana tomentosiformis chromosome 4, ASM39032v3, whole genome shotgun sequence genomic DNA includes:
- the LOC104106758 gene encoding NADH dehydrogenase [ubiquinone] 1 beta subcomplex subunit 7-like — protein: MLINTSQNTKRAKSRKIETEENRRANRTQMEVPGSSKKMIATQAEMVSNKVPLAYRDQCAHLLIPLNKCRQSEFYLPWKCEDERHSYEKCEYELVMERMLQMQKIREEEARSKQKSPAQTQQPIPLIPKTVNA